Proteins from a genomic interval of Yoonia sp. GPGPB17:
- a CDS encoding disulfide bond formation protein B: MTRNLMITLSAGGSAALLAGAYLFQALGYPPCAMCLWQRWPHIAAILIGVVAFRLPGQIMLPALGAIAAATTAGIGVFHTGVERGFWEGPSSCTGGGSLDGLSGADLLAVTGPRVVMCDQVSWELFTLSMPSWNALLSFGLMIGWILAARLSAGSTTAGSSRTV, from the coding sequence ATGACCCGGAACTTGATGATCACGTTGTCTGCGGGTGGCTCTGCCGCGCTTTTGGCGGGGGCCTACCTGTTTCAGGCATTGGGCTATCCGCCCTGTGCGATGTGCCTGTGGCAGCGCTGGCCGCATATCGCGGCGATTCTGATCGGCGTTGTGGCCTTCCGCCTGCCCGGACAGATCATGCTGCCGGCGCTTGGTGCGATCGCGGCCGCAACAACAGCTGGGATTGGTGTATTTCATACTGGAGTTGAACGAGGGTTCTGGGAAGGTCCCAGCAGCTGTACGGGCGGTGGCAGTCTGGACGGGCTGAGCGGCGCTGATTTGCTGGCCGTGACCGGTCCACGGGTCGTGATGTGTGATCAGGTCAGTTGGGAGTTGTTCACGCTATCTATGCCCAGTTGGAACGCCCTGCTCTCTTTTGGCCTCATGATTGGTTGGATTTTGGCTGCCCGCCTTAGCGCCGGGTCGACAACAGCAGGTTCGTCTCGGACCGTGTGA
- a CDS encoding YqaA family protein: MLRRLYDWTISLAQSPHALWALAIVSFVESSFFPIPPDVLMIPMIIARPSRAFLIAGIATVASVAGALLGYYIGAALMETVGQPILEIYGKADSFEEMSAVFNAYGAWAVVVAGVTFLPFKVITIASGVTGLPLSVFIVSSIFARALRFFIVAALLWKFGVPIRGFIEKRLGLMFVLFCVLLIGGFAMIGLL, encoded by the coding sequence ATGTTACGCAGGTTATACGACTGGACAATATCGCTGGCGCAATCACCGCATGCCCTTTGGGCGCTTGCGATCGTTTCTTTTGTTGAGTCGTCATTCTTTCCGATCCCGCCAGATGTTTTGATGATCCCGATGATCATTGCCCGCCCGTCGCGCGCATTCCTGATCGCAGGCATTGCGACCGTGGCTTCGGTCGCGGGCGCACTTTTGGGCTATTACATCGGTGCAGCCTTGATGGAGACGGTGGGCCAGCCGATCCTTGAGATCTATGGCAAGGCAGACAGTTTCGAAGAAATGTCGGCTGTGTTCAACGCGTACGGCGCCTGGGCGGTCGTTGTCGCCGGTGTTACCTTCCTGCCTTTCAAGGTAATCACGATTGCATCAGGTGTCACGGGATTGCCCTTGTCCGTCTTTATTGTCTCGTCCATCTTTGCCCGCGCATTACGCTTCTTCATTGTCGCAGCCTTGTTGTGGAAGTTCGGTGTACCAATCCGCGGTTTTATCGAGAAGCGGCTTGGATTGATGTTTGTTCTCTTTTGCGTGCTGCTGATTGGCGGCTTTGCTATGATTGGTTTGCTATGA
- a CDS encoding usg protein: MSSETEMMLAGYGLTTAEMFYHMPDYPHVLNTFVWQDYDRAPDHDKLLNFISFWHDELDGPLHSVRFVHRKLIGPGEWRNVTGEFTYH; this comes from the coding sequence ATGTCCTCTGAAACCGAAATGATGCTGGCCGGGTATGGGCTGACGACGGCGGAAATGTTTTATCACATGCCCGATTACCCGCATGTGCTCAATACATTTGTCTGGCAGGACTATGACCGCGCGCCAGACCATGACAAGCTATTGAATTTCATCAGCTTTTGGCATGATGAGCTGGATGGCCCATTGCACTCGGTGCGTTTCGTCCACCGCAAGTTAATTGGCCCCGGCGAATGGCGCAATGTGACAGGTGAGTTCACCTACCACTAA
- a CDS encoding Lrp/AsnC family transcriptional regulator, with translation MDNLDGHLIAALKRNGRASLSQLADQLGVTRSTVRVRLDKLVQGGEIAGFTVLTRSDVRPDAVRGLMMLEIAGRGAEKTMKQLQRMPEVQAVHSTNGTWDLIAEIGTETLEHFDQVLFAIRRLEGVTRSETNLLLSTRR, from the coding sequence ATGGACAACTTGGATGGACACCTGATTGCAGCGCTCAAACGCAATGGGCGGGCGTCGTTGTCTCAGCTTGCGGATCAACTAGGTGTTACCCGCAGCACCGTGCGGGTGCGCCTCGACAAACTGGTGCAGGGGGGTGAGATCGCAGGATTTACCGTTCTTACCCGATCAGATGTACGCCCTGATGCGGTCCGTGGTCTGATGATGCTAGAGATCGCAGGTCGGGGGGCTGAGAAGACCATGAAGCAACTGCAACGCATGCCAGAGGTTCAGGCCGTCCATTCCACCAATGGCACCTGGGATCTGATCGCAGAGATCGGCACAGAAACGCTTGAACACTTCGACCAGGTACTCTTTGCGATCCGGCGGTTGGAGGGTGTCACACGGTCCGAGACGAACCTGCTGTTGTCGACCCGGCGCTAA
- the rocF gene encoding arginase, with protein MTQKHCILVGAPVDCGKRRQGCLMGPDAYRTAGIAEAIAKLGHTVEDLGNLAPKDITVAEPANPLVHKLAENVGWTHTLMDAAQETAQRGMPIFLGGDHALAAGSVAGMAAHAQKEGRPFFVLWLDAHSDINTPLTTDSGNLHGTPVGYVTGRDGFEAFPDLPAKVETQNICMIGLRSVDAPEHAILSDADVMLVDMRRIDEEGISAPLKTFLDRVAAVNGMLHVSLDVDFLDPSIAPAVGTTVPGGATVREGHLVMEILSDSDLVTSLDLVELNPFLDDRGKTANLMVDLTASLLGRRVFDRPTRDKQ; from the coding sequence ATGACACAAAAACACTGCATCCTCGTCGGCGCCCCCGTCGACTGCGGAAAGCGCCGCCAAGGCTGCCTGATGGGCCCCGACGCCTACCGCACCGCCGGGATCGCCGAGGCGATTGCCAAACTGGGACATACGGTTGAGGATTTGGGCAACCTCGCTCCCAAAGACATCACGGTCGCGGAACCCGCCAACCCTTTGGTCCACAAATTGGCCGAAAATGTTGGGTGGACGCATACGCTGATGGATGCGGCACAAGAGACAGCACAGCGCGGGATGCCGATCTTTCTGGGTGGTGATCACGCCTTGGCCGCTGGCAGCGTGGCGGGTATGGCAGCACACGCGCAAAAGGAAGGCCGTCCTTTCTTTGTTTTATGGTTGGATGCGCACAGCGATATCAACACACCGCTCACAACTGATAGCGGAAATTTGCACGGAACGCCGGTAGGTTACGTGACAGGTCGCGACGGGTTCGAAGCCTTTCCTGACTTGCCTGCAAAGGTGGAAACACAGAACATCTGCATGATTGGCCTCCGCTCTGTCGATGCGCCGGAGCATGCTATTTTATCCGACGCTGATGTCATGCTGGTCGACATGCGCCGCATAGATGAAGAAGGTATCAGCGCGCCGTTGAAGACGTTTCTTGACCGTGTCGCTGCTGTGAATGGCATGTTGCATGTCTCACTTGATGTCGATTTTCTTGATCCTTCCATCGCGCCCGCCGTCGGCACAACCGTTCCCGGCGGGGCCACAGTACGCGAAGGGCATCTGGTGATGGAGATCCTGTCGGACAGTGACCTGGTCACATCGCTTGACCTCGTCGAACTCAACCCTTTCCTCGATGATCGCGGCAAAACCGCGAACCTGATGGTCGATTTGACCGCTTCACTCCTCGGTCGTCGTGTGTTCGACCGTCCAACAAGGGACAAACAATGA
- a CDS encoding ornithine cyclodeaminase has protein sequence MSLKASKLAMVPFVSVDNMMRLVHHVGIETFLADLTREIEADFARWELFDKTPRVGSHSDVGVIELMPTSDGELYGFKYVNGHPKNMKEGLQTVTAFGVLSDVDSGYPVLFSEMTILTALRTGAMSAVATKHLAAPDAKTMAMIGNGAQSEFQCLAIKAVCGIDDIRLYDIDSAATEKCIKNLAGLGFQITPCATPEEAIEGADVITVATADKDMQTILTDNMVGAGVHINAIGGDCPGKTELHRDIVARSSVFVEYPPQTRIEGEIQQMPEDHPVTELWQVITGAQTGRQSASEVTLFDGVGFAIEDFSALRYVHQKIKETPFYIDLDLIADPDDPRDLLG, from the coding sequence ATGAGCCTGAAAGCATCTAAACTGGCTATGGTGCCGTTCGTCAGCGTCGATAACATGATGCGTCTGGTGCACCACGTGGGAATCGAGACGTTTCTGGCGGACCTGACCCGCGAAATCGAAGCGGATTTTGCACGGTGGGAGCTGTTCGACAAAACACCCCGCGTGGGCAGCCATTCGGATGTCGGTGTGATTGAACTGATGCCGACCTCTGACGGTGAACTTTACGGTTTCAAATACGTCAACGGTCATCCCAAGAACATGAAGGAAGGCCTGCAAACAGTCACGGCCTTTGGTGTGTTATCGGATGTAGATAGTGGCTATCCGGTTCTTTTCTCGGAAATGACCATCCTGACGGCCTTGCGCACGGGTGCGATGTCGGCTGTGGCGACCAAACACCTCGCCGCGCCCGACGCCAAAACCATGGCGATGATCGGAAACGGCGCGCAGTCCGAATTCCAGTGTCTTGCGATCAAGGCTGTCTGCGGGATCGACGATATCCGGCTCTATGACATCGACAGCGCTGCGACCGAGAAATGTATCAAGAACCTTGCCGGACTGGGCTTTCAGATCACCCCATGTGCGACGCCGGAAGAAGCAATTGAGGGGGCTGATGTCATCACTGTCGCCACAGCTGACAAAGACATGCAGACGATCCTGACAGACAACATGGTCGGTGCGGGCGTCCACATCAACGCCATTGGTGGCGATTGCCCGGGCAAAACCGAACTGCACCGCGATATTGTCGCCCGCTCTTCTGTTTTCGTGGAGTACCCGCCGCAAACGCGGATTGAGGGTGAGATTCAGCAGATGCCGGAGGATCACCCGGTGACAGAGCTATGGCAGGTCATCACTGGCGCGCAAACCGGGCGTCAATCTGCGAGCGAAGTGACCCTGTTTGATGGTGTTGGCTTTGCGATCGAGGACTTCAGTGCCCTGCGTTACGTCCACCAGAAGATCAAGGAAACGCCTTTCTACATCGATCTGGACCTGATCGCAGACCCTGATGATCCGCGAGACCTTTTGGGATGA
- a CDS encoding helix-turn-helix transcriptional regulator yields MSILSKKDLKSYVLYSPQHIARLEKAGLFPKRVPLGPNRVGWLKSEVLDWLQERIDQR; encoded by the coding sequence ATGAGCATTCTATCGAAGAAGGACTTGAAGTCATACGTGCTTTATTCGCCGCAGCATATCGCCAGACTGGAGAAGGCAGGACTATTCCCAAAGCGGGTACCTCTCGGCCCGAACCGAGTCGGATGGCTCAAGAGTGAGGTTCTGGACTGGCTTCAAGAACGGATTGATCAACGATAG